From one Paractinoplanes brasiliensis genomic stretch:
- a CDS encoding Acg family FMN-binding oxidoreductase: MTQPANDVTRAEARSALELAARASLRAPSVFNTQPWTWRLTGDVLSLESDPGRRLGVTDAEGRLLLLSCGGALHHARLALAAEGWDAEVVRFPVAARPDLLARVRITGRAEPDPDAQKLASAIGRRRTDRRAFGERLLSDATLAGLRRAVEAEGAYLHVVPGDRVPELAVAVDLAADVNFFDPPHRTELTMWTHRPAWTGDGVPPNTAVEPSLRRVPARNFLPDGSPGLLAGVDHDEGATYAIIFGDTDRPVALLRGGEAMSALLLRATAEGVATAPISEAVEVAWPRQLLTRLLSGIGEPYLIVRLGYVESDEGIPPSPRRSPVEVIKIED; this comes from the coding sequence ATGACCCAGCCGGCGAACGACGTGACCCGCGCCGAGGCCCGCAGCGCCCTGGAGCTGGCGGCCCGCGCCTCCCTGCGGGCACCGTCGGTGTTCAACACGCAACCCTGGACGTGGCGCCTCACCGGCGACGTCCTCTCGCTGGAGTCCGACCCCGGCCGCCGGCTCGGCGTGACCGACGCCGAGGGCCGGCTGCTGCTGCTCAGCTGCGGCGGGGCCCTGCACCACGCGCGTCTCGCCCTGGCCGCGGAGGGCTGGGACGCCGAGGTCGTCCGCTTCCCCGTGGCCGCGCGGCCGGACCTGCTGGCGAGAGTCCGGATCACCGGCCGGGCCGAGCCGGACCCCGATGCCCAGAAGCTGGCCTCTGCCATCGGCCGGCGACGCACCGACCGTCGTGCCTTCGGCGAACGGCTGCTGTCCGACGCGACGCTCGCCGGGCTGCGCCGGGCCGTCGAGGCCGAAGGCGCGTACCTGCACGTCGTGCCCGGCGATCGGGTGCCCGAACTGGCCGTCGCCGTCGACCTGGCGGCGGACGTCAACTTCTTCGACCCGCCGCACCGCACCGAGCTCACCATGTGGACGCACCGCCCGGCCTGGACCGGCGACGGCGTCCCGCCGAACACGGCGGTCGAACCGAGCTTGCGCCGCGTGCCCGCCCGCAACTTCCTGCCCGACGGCTCCCCCGGCCTGCTCGCCGGCGTCGACCACGACGAGGGCGCCACGTACGCGATCATTTTCGGTGACACCGACCGGCCGGTCGCCCTGCTGCGCGGCGGCGAGGCCATGTCGGCGTTGCTGCTGCGAGCCACCGCCGAGGGGGTGGCGACCGCCCCGATCAGTGAGGCCGTCGAGGTGGCGTGGCCCCGGCAGCTGCTGACCCGGCTGCTTTCCGGCATCGGCGAGCCGTACCTGATCGTCCGGCTGGGCTACGTCGAGTCCGACGAGGGCATACCGCCGTCGCCACGCCGTTCCCCCGTGGAAGTAATCAAGATCGAAGATTGA
- a CDS encoding universal stress protein, which translates to MNTDKPVLAGVNGTRPGQALIDFAAAEAASLGVPLLIAHVWPGRYTGTFRGRGIIPARADAHRLLTLSAERARLIVPGLTVRTELLEGGAGDALSRASQRAALVVVGHREEAHPRSAWGSTTAYLAHHTASPLMIYRGAAPVDGPVVVATSARHAGGPTLEYAFERAARTGNAVVAVHMWMRPGAEDGTPPVVPAGAYAKERADAEQALRAALAPVVALFPGVPVERLVVHDLEIAYTIERALRRGRLMVAGTGRSGTFAELLCGARDPRLGQRSTCPTALIPPAPQPAGPMALTPGRAHDNPES; encoded by the coding sequence ATGAACACGGACAAGCCAGTGCTGGCCGGCGTCAACGGCACCCGCCCCGGCCAGGCCCTCATCGACTTCGCGGCGGCCGAGGCGGCATCGCTCGGGGTCCCGCTGCTCATCGCGCACGTCTGGCCCGGCCGCTACACCGGCACCTTCCGCGGGCGCGGGATCATCCCGGCGCGGGCCGACGCGCACCGGCTCCTGACCCTGTCGGCCGAGCGCGCCCGCCTGATCGTGCCGGGGCTCACCGTCCGCACCGAGCTGCTCGAAGGGGGCGCCGGCGACGCCCTGAGCCGGGCCTCGCAACGGGCCGCGCTGGTGGTGGTCGGGCACCGCGAGGAGGCCCATCCACGGTCGGCCTGGGGTTCGACCACCGCGTACCTGGCCCACCACACCGCCTCGCCCCTGATGATCTACCGCGGCGCGGCGCCGGTGGACGGGCCGGTCGTGGTAGCGACCTCCGCGCGGCACGCCGGCGGTCCCACCCTCGAATACGCCTTCGAGCGCGCCGCCCGTACGGGAAATGCGGTCGTCGCCGTGCACATGTGGATGCGGCCCGGCGCCGAGGACGGCACGCCGCCCGTCGTGCCCGCGGGCGCCTACGCGAAGGAACGCGCCGACGCCGAGCAGGCCCTGAGGGCAGCGCTCGCCCCGGTGGTCGCCCTGTTCCCCGGCGTCCCGGTCGAACGCCTGGTCGTGCACGACCTCGAGATCGCGTACACGATCGAACGGGCCCTACGGCGGGGACGCCTGATGGTCGCCGGCACCGGCCGCAGCGGCACGTTCGCCGAACTCCTGTGCGGCGCCCGTGACCCCCGCCTCGGCCAGCGCTCGACATGCCCGACAGCGCTGATCCCGCCCGCCCCGCAGCCGGCGGGACCGATGGCCCTGACGCCGGGCCGTGCACACGACAATCCTGAGAGTTGA
- a CDS encoding putative quinol monooxygenase — protein sequence MLYGYENAMKTKPGHRDDVAAILTSGADGLRAAGCRLYVVALDTSDDVTIRVTEAWESKEAHDASLRLPETRAAVARAMPLLTGEFTTHETHVVGGLGI from the coding sequence GTGCTCTACGGATACGAGAACGCCATGAAGACCAAGCCCGGCCACCGCGACGACGTCGCCGCCATCCTCACCTCCGGCGCCGACGGGCTGCGCGCCGCGGGCTGCCGGCTGTACGTGGTCGCGCTCGACACCAGCGACGACGTCACGATCCGCGTCACCGAGGCCTGGGAGTCCAAGGAGGCGCACGACGCCTCACTGCGGCTGCCCGAGACCCGGGCCGCCGTCGCCCGCGCCATGCCCCTGCTGACCGGCGAGTTCACCACCCACGAGACGCACGTCGTCGGCGGCCTCGGCATCTGA
- a CDS encoding AraC family transcriptional regulator, producing MIAALNRLVDLMEEGLTGDFDVKQVARTLGTTEYHLRRMFSSLAGMPLSEYLRRRRMTVAAAEVVRGEQDLLTIAVRHGYGSAEAFARAFRAVHGAGPSEVRRAGGPLRTQPQLRFRLTVEGSERMDARIVDRPEFRLVGHAVRVPLVHHGVNPHIRQHIAALPAEEHVRLKALAGAEPAGLLAVSDNLDPDRAEGSELTYLHGVAASPDAAVPGGFDVIKAPAGRWVVFRTTGPHPRTLQETWAATATEWFPSNPWRLRPGPEIVAVLERTEDFRAATCELWLPVEPA from the coding sequence ATGATCGCGGCGCTCAACCGGCTCGTGGACCTCATGGAGGAGGGCCTGACCGGGGACTTCGACGTCAAGCAGGTGGCCCGCACGCTGGGCACGACCGAATACCACCTGCGCCGGATGTTCTCGTCGCTGGCCGGCATGCCGCTGTCGGAGTATCTGCGCCGCCGCCGCATGACCGTCGCCGCCGCCGAGGTCGTACGGGGTGAGCAGGACCTGCTGACCATCGCCGTCCGCCACGGGTACGGCTCGGCCGAGGCGTTCGCGCGGGCGTTCCGGGCGGTCCACGGCGCCGGCCCCTCGGAGGTGCGGCGTGCCGGTGGGCCCCTGCGCACCCAGCCACAGCTCAGGTTCCGCCTGACCGTGGAGGGCAGCGAACGTATGGACGCGCGCATCGTCGACCGTCCGGAGTTCCGGCTCGTCGGGCACGCCGTCCGGGTTCCGCTGGTCCATCACGGCGTCAACCCGCACATCCGGCAGCACATCGCCGCGCTGCCGGCCGAGGAGCACGTACGGCTGAAAGCGCTCGCCGGCGCCGAACCGGCGGGCCTGCTCGCGGTCAGCGACAACCTCGACCCCGACCGCGCCGAGGGCAGCGAGCTGACCTACCTGCACGGGGTCGCCGCGAGCCCGGACGCCGCGGTCCCCGGTGGCTTCGACGTGATCAAGGCGCCGGCCGGCCGGTGGGTGGTGTTCCGGACCACCGGGCCCCACCCGCGGACCCTGCAGGAGACCTGGGCCGCCACCGCGACCGAGTGGTTCCCCTCCAACCCGTGGCGGCTGCGACCCGGTCCCGAGATCGTGGCGGTGCTCGAGCGTACGGAGGACTTCCGCGCAGCCACCTGTGAGCTGTGGCTGCCGGTCGAGCCGGCGTAG